In Prochlorococcus marinus XMU1410, the genomic window GAGCAGCAAGTGTGAGTTTATGGAATTTCTATGGTAAAAAAATTCCAATTAAAGATATTATTCTTGGGAATCATCCTTTTGGTACATGGAAGGATCATTTGATTTCATGGAATCCATTAAAAAGGCCTAACACTCTACTAATAAAATACGAGGATATATTATGTAATTTTGAATATGTTTTGAATTCGATTGAAACTTTTTTAGAAATAAAAGTATTGAGTAAAAAATTACCCTCTAGGGATACTGTTGCTCTTTTTGATGGGAGATGGGTCAGGTCTAAAACAGACTGGAAGGAAAAAATTTCAAGTGAAGAATTAAACTTATTTAATAAAATAAATTACACTTTCCTTAAAGAATTCGGATACGAGTGAAGTTATTCAATCTTATTCCATAATTATTTTATTTAATTAGAATTTTCCCAATTTTTTCCCAAGGTGGGTTTTAGCCTTCGCTGAAAAGCCAGTTGGGGTGCGGAGATTCGAACTCCCGACCTAATGCTCCCAAAGCACTGGGCGTTATTTTTAAGAATATCCTGAGACTTTAGTTATAGCCTAGACTAACTGTAGATGGTGGAACGTGTTTGAGACGGCTTATTGCTAAATCTTCGAAGATCATACAAGATGTTTATAGAACTTAGAGCCCCCTCTAGAGCCCCCTTTTACAAAAGTTAGTAGAGGCGGATTTTAATATTTCAGCATTGAAAGTTTCAAAAAAATGATACTTATTCCAGCAAATTCTTATCAAATAAAATGAAATGGAAAGTAGCCTCCCAAACAGGAAAGTTTGCTATGAGAGGCGTAAATTAATTTCATTAGATATATCGGTAAGTAAATAAAAGTTTTATAAACATTTTTAGGATCTTCCGAAAAGATAACAAAGATTATTTCTTTTCTTTATCGAGAATTATAATGATGTTTATTAATTAAATATATTAATTATTTATTCTTGCAATGAAGAAAGATATCAATCAGCTGATACAAAAAAAAGAATATGAAAAAGCAGAAAAATTATTAAAAAATTTATATGATAAAAATGAAATAGACTATCTTCAGTTACATCAATTAGCTTTCTTAAATATTATTAAATCCAACAATGAAGAAGCAATAAATTTATTAAAAAAATCGATAGAAAAAAATCCAAATTATCCAAATTCATATAGTGATCTAGGAAGTTTATATCTAAAAAATAATCAAATTTATGAAGCAAAAAAATATTTTTTAAAATCTTTGGATTTTA contains:
- a CDS encoding sulfotransferase domain-containing protein, whose translation is MKITWLASYPRSGNTYLRTILFNCFGIKTASIYPNDLGGNKTLENFVGHIEHNQNKTITFQKGSIPIIKTHKLNQDENRSIYIIRDGRAASVSLWNFYGKKIPIKDIILGNHPFGTWKDHLISWNPLKRPNTLLIKYEDILCNFEYVLNSIETFLEIKVLSKKLPSRDTVALFDGRWVRSKTDWKEKISSEELNLFNKINYTFLKEFGYE